A window from Alkalicoccobacillus plakortidis encodes these proteins:
- a CDS encoding LysR family transcriptional regulator — translation MNIHWIESFLAAAQYENFRKAASSLYVSQPTVTVHIHQLEKLVGTDLFERTGRKVVLTHYGREFVQHAESIYDAYHKGMVHMDRKVQGFQKEIRIAVSPLIATSYLPHWVKAFIKENPHTEVKVEVMESMLIGPAIDEGKVDIGISRMPVQSIGVTCRQIQSEKLVFVVPHDGREEENGSFVDYEEVLREHVLLTHNHPMYWDDVLLLCKRLLPGIREMKVSQVHVAKRFIEEGLGCSILPRSAVRREIAEGRILEAEIPKLDLPTVSTYILTKSPSEEAAAFSETILKLV, via the coding sequence ATGAACATTCACTGGATCGAAAGCTTTCTTGCGGCAGCTCAATATGAGAATTTCAGAAAAGCAGCATCTTCTCTATATGTCTCACAGCCAACCGTGACTGTACATATTCATCAACTAGAAAAGCTTGTTGGTACGGATCTGTTTGAGAGGACAGGACGAAAGGTAGTATTGACGCATTATGGACGGGAATTTGTGCAACATGCCGAATCTATTTATGATGCCTACCATAAAGGAATGGTTCACATGGATAGAAAAGTTCAAGGCTTTCAAAAAGAAATAAGGATAGCTGTATCTCCTCTAATTGCTACAAGCTATCTGCCCCATTGGGTGAAGGCTTTTATAAAAGAAAACCCACATACTGAAGTTAAGGTAGAGGTAATGGAATCGATGTTAATTGGTCCGGCAATTGATGAAGGCAAGGTGGACATCGGAATTTCTCGTATGCCAGTGCAGTCGATCGGAGTGACATGCAGGCAAATTCAGTCTGAGAAGTTGGTTTTTGTTGTGCCGCACGATGGGCGAGAAGAGGAAAATGGCTCATTCGTAGACTATGAAGAGGTGCTCAGGGAGCATGTGTTATTAACGCATAATCACCCCATGTATTGGGATGATGTATTGCTTTTATGTAAACGGTTATTACCAGGTATACGGGAAATGAAGGTATCACAAGTGCATGTGGCCAAGAGGTTTATTGAAGAAGGACTTGGCTGCTCAATTTTACCACGTTCAGCTGTAAGGCGAGAGATCGCTGAAGGAAGAATATTGGAAGCCGAGATTCCTAAACTAGATTTGCCAACAGTATCTACTTATATCCTTACAAAATCTCCATCGGAAGAGGCGGCAGCCTTTTCTGAAACTATTTTGAAGCTTGTCTAA
- a CDS encoding citrate synthase/methylcitrate synthase, with protein sequence MTMHAKGLEGIVVAETSISDVDGKKGELLYRGYDAGNLAQMQSFEEVAYLLLNGGLPNQSELEAFIFALKEKRTLPTEVQHLLRSLPKELMIMDVLRSCISSLNPKATWPPTKEEAIQLIALFPTIIASWIRHSAGKVPLEPDHSLNHVQNYLYMMSGNQPEAAHVSALTSYLILTMEHGMNASTFAARVVSSTESDLPSAICGALGTMKGPLHGGAPTGVLQLLSDVQSDTKSPEEIVREKLQRGEKLMGFGHRVYKTTDPRAIALRHVLKSTGGADQVLSNAVDIEQLITQLLAEYKPGRNLHVNVEYYAAAVMDAIAFKPDWFTPTFCVSRIVGWCTHVIEQSEDNRIFRPQQEYVGTRKN encoded by the coding sequence ATGACTATGCATGCAAAAGGCTTAGAAGGTATTGTGGTTGCAGAAACAAGCATAAGTGATGTGGATGGAAAAAAGGGAGAACTCCTATACCGCGGCTATGATGCAGGGAATCTTGCCCAGATGCAAAGCTTTGAAGAAGTAGCTTACCTACTTTTAAACGGAGGATTGCCAAATCAATCAGAACTAGAGGCTTTTATTTTTGCATTAAAAGAAAAGAGAACGCTCCCAACTGAGGTACAGCACTTACTTCGCTCCTTACCAAAAGAGCTTATGATCATGGATGTCTTAAGAAGCTGCATCTCGAGTTTAAATCCAAAAGCGACGTGGCCTCCAACAAAAGAAGAAGCTATTCAACTAATCGCCCTCTTTCCCACCATTATAGCTTCATGGATACGCCATTCTGCTGGTAAAGTGCCTCTAGAACCAGATCACTCTCTTAATCATGTACAAAATTATTTATATATGATGAGTGGAAATCAGCCTGAGGCGGCGCATGTCTCCGCATTAACCTCCTATCTCATCCTTACAATGGAGCACGGCATGAACGCATCCACCTTTGCAGCCAGAGTTGTCAGCTCAACAGAATCAGATTTGCCTTCCGCTATCTGCGGAGCACTCGGCACGATGAAAGGCCCACTGCACGGCGGCGCACCAACAGGGGTCCTGCAGCTACTTAGTGACGTGCAGTCAGATACAAAAAGCCCTGAAGAAATAGTGCGTGAAAAACTACAGCGAGGCGAAAAGCTCATGGGCTTTGGCCACAGAGTCTATAAAACGACGGACCCTCGTGCGATTGCATTGCGACATGTATTGAAGTCAACAGGAGGCGCAGACCAAGTACTTTCAAACGCTGTTGACATCGAACAGCTCATCACTCAATTACTCGCGGAGTATAAACCAGGACGCAATCTTCACGTTAATGTCGAGTACTATGCTGCAGCTGTCATGGATGCCATTGCCTTTAAACCAGACTGGTTCACCCCAACCTTCTGCGTGAGTCGAATTGTTGGTTGGTGCACCCACGTCATTGAGCAATCAGAGGATAATCGAATATTCCGGCCGCAGCAGGAATACGTCGGAACGAGAAAAAACTAG
- a CDS encoding GNAT family N-acetyltransferase has product MNIQISTVQTDEEIGALAELAIGIWNEHYIGIITKEQVDYMIKEFQSTEAVQRQIHSEGYEYFNVIKSGIPIGYIGVKEEEGTLFLSKLYLLKQFRGMGYASEVIVFLEEFCRSRGLSSIWLTVNRENEHTIAIYEKKGFKKVRTEVKEIGNGFVMDDFIMEKWL; this is encoded by the coding sequence ATGAATATACAAATTTCTACGGTGCAAACCGACGAAGAAATAGGAGCACTAGCCGAACTAGCAATTGGCATTTGGAATGAACATTATATCGGGATTATTACCAAAGAACAGGTAGACTATATGATTAAAGAGTTTCAATCCACTGAAGCTGTGCAACGTCAAATACATAGTGAGGGGTATGAGTACTTTAATGTAATTAAAAGTGGTATCCCAATTGGTTATATAGGCGTAAAAGAAGAAGAAGGTACGTTGTTTTTAAGTAAACTATATTTGCTTAAACAGTTTAGAGGCATGGGGTATGCAAGTGAGGTTATTGTGTTTTTGGAAGAGTTTTGCAGAAGCAGAGGTTTAAGCTCGATTTGGCTTACTGTTAATCGTGAGAATGAGCATACGATAGCTATTTATGAGAAAAAAGGCTTTAAAAAGGTGCGCACGGAGGTCAAAGAGATCGGAAATGGCTTTGTCATGGATGATTTTATTATGGAAAAATGGCTGTAG
- a CDS encoding Gfo/Idh/MocA family oxidoreductase, with protein sequence MRRIAVCGISNRALKMFMEPVVYQFSKQNQIVGLLDIDPRREAVCREKFPELTGIPFYSQYEQFAEMIKETGANTIIVTGRDDSHVDYIVRGLEHDLDVITEKPMVTTVKDAKRVVEAEEKSKGTVTVAFNYRYSPYHRKIKELVADGKLGRITSIDLNWYIDTYHGSSYFKRWNRMREFSGGLSIHKSTHHFDLVNWWIDQKPDQVFSFGALNYYGKDGELNPSPTDNRYCGTCSERHLCSYYSRLFGRGSGETEDDHLISDQKTEAYTNYRPDACIFDHEIDIEDTYAATVRYDQGALLSYSINFSLPYEGYRLAINGTKGRLETQEFHSPDRTPFPVPEQTIDFYPLFGSKEIIHVVKNDGGHGGGDPLIQEDIFLGSDPTRPYEILAGSEAGAYSIAVGEAVWKSSKSGKPIDIEQLLQQQYEEIKG encoded by the coding sequence ATGAGACGAATTGCCGTATGCGGAATTAGTAATCGTGCATTAAAAATGTTTATGGAACCGGTTGTCTATCAATTCTCAAAACAAAATCAAATCGTTGGTCTACTTGATATTGATCCACGTAGAGAAGCGGTTTGTCGTGAGAAATTCCCAGAACTCACTGGAATACCTTTTTACTCTCAATATGAACAGTTTGCAGAGATGATTAAAGAAACAGGAGCCAATACGATTATTGTGACTGGAAGAGATGATTCTCATGTTGACTATATTGTAAGAGGACTTGAGCATGATCTTGATGTCATTACTGAAAAACCAATGGTCACAACAGTCAAAGATGCAAAAAGAGTTGTGGAAGCTGAAGAAAAAAGTAAAGGAACAGTTACAGTTGCCTTCAACTATCGATACAGCCCTTATCACCGTAAGATTAAAGAGCTGGTAGCGGATGGCAAACTAGGACGAATTACTTCCATTGATTTAAACTGGTACATCGATACGTATCATGGCTCAAGTTACTTTAAACGGTGGAATCGAATGCGAGAATTTTCAGGCGGGTTATCCATTCATAAATCTACGCATCATTTCGATTTGGTTAATTGGTGGATCGATCAAAAACCTGATCAGGTCTTTTCATTTGGTGCATTAAACTACTACGGAAAAGATGGCGAGTTAAATCCAAGCCCAACAGATAACCGTTATTGCGGAACCTGTAGTGAGCGGCACTTGTGCTCTTATTATTCACGCTTGTTTGGACGAGGTAGTGGTGAGACAGAGGATGATCATTTAATCAGTGATCAGAAAACAGAAGCGTACACAAATTATCGCCCAGATGCCTGTATTTTTGATCATGAAATTGACATTGAAGATACGTATGCAGCAACTGTACGATATGACCAAGGTGCTTTATTAAGCTATTCCATCAATTTCTCTTTGCCATATGAAGGATACAGACTTGCTATTAATGGAACAAAAGGAAGACTCGAAACACAAGAGTTTCACTCGCCGGACCGGACACCATTTCCTGTTCCTGAACAAACGATTGATTTTTATCCACTGTTTGGGTCTAAGGAAATTATTCATGTTGTGAAAAATGATGGCGGGCACGGAGGTGGAGATCCACTCATTCAAGAGGATATCTTTTTGGGATCAGATCCAACTAGACCTTACGAAATACTAGCAGGTTCAGAGGCGGGTGCTTACTCCATTGCAGTGGGAGAAGCTGTATGGAAATCGTCTAAAAGTGGAAAACCAATTGATATTGAGCAGTTATTACAGCAGCAATACGAAGAAATTAAGGGCTAG
- a CDS encoding YesL family protein yields MEMPGIWGSFYRISTVIYKLAYVNFLWLLFTIVGLVAFGLMPATISLFTVCKKWMQGSLDIPVFQTFWSNYKTEFLKSNGLGFGLLLVGFLIYWNLTLFTGMEWTYVVIRYSMISLGIAYAIMVIFLFPTYVSFEVAGLDRIKTSLALAFGHPHFLILILVGLYALQALFMTVPGLILFFGAAVPALFLMWIFKLVHHSLERKAQEAKV; encoded by the coding sequence ATGGAGATGCCAGGAATTTGGGGAAGTTTTTATCGAATCAGTACCGTTATTTATAAACTCGCTTATGTAAATTTTTTATGGTTGTTATTTACTATTGTTGGGTTGGTTGCATTTGGCCTTATGCCAGCTACAATTTCCCTTTTTACTGTTTGCAAGAAATGGATGCAGGGGAGCTTGGACATTCCTGTTTTTCAAACGTTCTGGAGCAATTATAAAACTGAATTTCTAAAATCCAATGGCTTAGGTTTTGGATTATTGTTAGTAGGGTTTTTGATTTATTGGAATCTTACTTTATTCACAGGAATGGAATGGACATACGTCGTAATCCGATACAGTATGATCTCTTTAGGAATTGCATATGCCATTATGGTGATCTTTCTATTTCCAACATACGTAAGTTTTGAAGTAGCTGGTCTTGACCGTATTAAAACGTCACTTGCCCTCGCATTTGGCCACCCCCACTTTTTGATCCTAATTCTTGTAGGTTTGTATGCACTACAAGCATTATTCATGACAGTTCCAGGACTCATTTTATTCTTTGGAGCAGCTGTACCGGCATTATTCTTAATGTGGATATTTAAGTTAGTTCATCATTCACTTGAGAGAAAAGCACAGGAGGCTAAAGTATGA